TTCGTTGAGTTCTACGGCTCCGGTGTGAAGGCTGTTCCACTGGCAAACCGTGCAACCATCGGCAACATGTCCCCAGAGTTCGGCTCCACCTGTGCGATGTTCCCAATCGACGAAGAGACCACCAAGTACCTCCGCCTCACCGGCCGTCCAGAAGAGCAGGTTGCTCTTGTTGAGGCATACGCAAAGGCTCAGGGCATGTGGCTCGACGAGGACACCGTTGAGGCTGAGTACTCCGAGTACCTCGAGCTCGACCTGTCCACCGTTGTTCCTTCCATCGCCGGTCCAAAGCGTCCTCAAGACCGCATCCTGCTGAGCGAGGCAAAGGAGCAGTTCCGTAAGGATCTGCCAACCTACACCGACGACGAGGTTGTTGTTGACACCTCCATCCCTGCAAAGCGCATGGTTAACGAAGGTGGCGGACAGCCAGACGACGGAATCGACGTCAACAACTACAACGCTTCCTGGGCTGGCGAGGGCGAGTCCCTGGCTACCGGTGCTGAAGGACGTCCATCCAACCCAGTGACCGTGTCCTCCCCACAGGGTGGCGAGTTCACCATCGACCACGGCATGGTTGCTATTGCTTCCATCACCTCTTGCACCAACACCTCTAACCCTTCCGTCATGATCGGCGCTGGCCTGATCGCACGTAAGGCAGCTGAGAAGGGCTTGAAGTCCAAGCCTTGGGTCAAGACCATCTGTGCCCCAGGTTCCCAGGTCGTTGACGGCTACTACCAGCGTGCAGACCTCTGGAAGGACCTAGAAGCCATGGGCTTCTACCTCTCCGGCTTCGGCTGCACCACCTGCATCGGTAACTCTGGCCCACTGCCAGAGGAGATCTCTGCTGCTATCAACGAGCACGATCTGACCGCTACCGCAGTTCTGTCCGGTAACCGTAACTTCGAGGGACGTATCTCCCCTGACGTTAAGATGAACTACCTGGCATCCCCAATCATGGTCATCGCTTACGCTATCGCAGGCACCATGGACTTCGACTTCGAGAACGAAGCCCTTGGACAGGACCAGGACGGAAACGACGTCTTCCTGAAGGACATCTGGCCATCCACCGAGGAAATCGAAGACACCATCCAGCAGGCTATCTCTCGTGAACTCTACGAGGCTGACTACGCTGACGTCTTCAAGGGTGACAAGCAGTGGCAGGAACTCGACGTTCCTTCCGGCGACACCTTCGAGTGGGACGAGAACTCCACCTACATCCGCAAGGCTCCTTACTTCGACGGCATGCCAGTCGAGCCAGAGGCAGTCACGGACATCACCGGTGCACGCGTTCTCGCTAAGCTCGGCGACTCCGTCACCACGGACCACATCTCCCCTGCTTCCTCCATCAAGCCAGGCACCCCAGCTGCGCAGTACTTGGACGAGCACGGTGTTGAGCGCCACGACTACAACTCCCTGGGATCCAGGCGCGGTAACCACGAGGTCATGATGCGCGGCACCTTCGCCAACATCCGCCTCCAGAACCAGCTGGTTGACATCGCAGGTGGCTACACCCGCGACTTCACCCAGGAGGGTGGCCCACAGGCGTTCATCTACGACGCTGCTGTCAACTACAAGGAAGCTGGCGTTCCGCTGGTCGTCTTGGGTGGCAAGGAATACGGCACCGGTTCTTCCCGCGACTGGGCTGCAAAGGGCACCAACCTCCTTGGTGTTCGCGCAGTTATCACCGAGTCCTTCGAGCGTATTCACCGCTCCAACCTGATCGGTATGGGTGTTGTTCCTCTGCAGTTCCCTGCAGGCGAGTCGCACGCATCCCTCGGCCTTGACGGCACCGAGACCTTCGACATCGCTGGCCTGACTGCCCTCAACGAGGGCGAGACTCCAAAGACTGTTAAGGTCACCGCTACCAAGGAGAACGGCGACGTCGTCGAGTTCGATGCAGTTGTTCGCATCGACACCCCAGGTGAAGCTGACTACTACCGCCACGGTGGCATCCTGCAGTATGTTCTGCGCCAGATGGCTGCAGCTTCTAAGTAATTTTTAGAACTGGCCATCAACCACGCCTGAGTATGTGGGCCTAAAAGGGTTCCGCGTGCGCATGCTGGTGATTACAGGGCCTCATCGACTAGGCATTAATCCTTGAGAGATTGATGCCTTCCTGGTGGGGCCCTTTGTAATACGCCAAGATTTTTCGAACCCGTCCCCTTTCATGCGAGTTTCACCGTTTCTTGACAAGGAGTACACCGTGCCCGTTGGTGCAGGCGATAGGCCAAGCAATAGTCGCCAAGAAATTCTGGAAGGTGCCCGCCGGTGCTTTGCTGAGTACGGCTACGAGGGCGCAACCGTGCGTCGATTGGAAGAAGCCACTGGAAAATCCCGCGGCGCCATCTTCCACCATTTTGGCGACAAGGAAAACCTCTTCCTTGCTCTCGCCCGTGAAGACGCCGCTCGCATGGCGGAGGTCGTGTCCGAAAACGGTCTGGTTGAAGTCATGCGCGGCATGCTGGAAGATGCCGAACGATACGACTGGATGTCCGTGCGTTTGGAGATCTCCAAGCAGCTGCGCACCGACCCCGTATTCAAAGCAAAGTGGATTGACCACCAAAGTGTGCTCGACGAAGCAGTCCGCGTGCGCTTAGCGCGCAACGTGGATAAGGGACAAATGCGCACTGACGTCCCCGTCGAAGTGCTACACACCTACCTAGAAACGCTTTTCGACGGCTTCATCTCCCGCCTCGCAACCGGTGCATCGACAAAGGGTCTATCAGAAGTGTTGGACTTGGTGGAAAACTCAGTTCGTAAAGCTGATTAGGCACACCCAATTTCGACCAAGGGGGCCACACGATCTAGACTAAGCGGTATGGTTTCAGTTCTTCTTGTTCAACCCCGTCAAGGCGAAGCGGTAGCAGATGCCGAGCGTCGCGACTTCCTGCAGGCCACCGGCCTCAAACCACAAGAACTGACCTCACGAATGTTGGATTCCACCTCCACGCGAATCGGAAGCCTAGAAGGTTTCGACGGCGTGATAGTAGGTGGAAGTCCACTGAATGCCACAGACTTTGAGTACAGCGCGTGGCAAAAGCACGTGCACCGCGAGTTGGCTCTGCTTGTCCCGCAACCACTGCCCACCCTGTTTGTCTGCTACGGCAACACGTTTCTTACCTTCCACTCTGGAGGCAAAGTGGGGCGTACTCACCCAGAGTCGTCCGGTCCCACGACGGTGTTGCTCACTGAGGCTGGTAAGCGGGATACATTGACTCACGATCTTCCTGATACGTTTACATCATTTACCGGTCACACGGAAAACTCCATCACGCCTGCTCCGGGACACGTGGTTCTTGCAACTGGCCCTACCTGCCCAATTCAAATGCTGCGCGCGAATAACAGCACGTGGTCCGTGCAATTCCATGCCGATATGGATGCTGTGGGCATGAAAAATCGCATGGACTTCTACGCTAATTATGGCTATTTCTCCCCCGAAGATTACAACCGCATTGTGGCCAGCCTGCCGTCAGTGGATGCAATTTACGCCAACCGTGTGCTGCGCAACTTTGTTGAAGTATGCGACGGTGCCCGCCCCATGGATGGTAGCGAGCACTCGCTGAAACCTCTTAGTTAATTTCTGAGACCGGGGTATCGCCATCAACAAATGGCAACACCCTGGTCTGTGGGAACTCCCGGACGGAGAATTCTGTAATTACTTCAGCCACCAACTTACGTGACGTAGTGCGTCCTTGACCTGCCTCTGGCGTGTCTGCGATGATCTCTACGCCATGGGCTTCGTCCAGGGTCAGCCCAGAAGGGCGGAGAATGAGGTAATCCAAATTAGAGGCAGCAAGGTGCTCATCGGCTGCCTTCTTGGATTCTGCATAAGGGTAGAAAGAATCAGAAGGATCAATGGTGTGGCTGGTGGATCCTATATAGCTCACCATGATGTAGCGCGGAGCGTTCTCCCCGAGTGACGCTGCACCGTCGATGGAAGCAATCGCTGCATCGCGATCAATGGCATACGTTGCCTCTGCGCCGTTTTTGCCACCGTTGCCAGCACTCCAGACAACAACATCAAAGTCCTTGAGCAGATCAGCCCAATCGTCAACGGTCAGGGTCGTGACATCGCGCTCGAGCGCCGTGGCGCCGAGCGCTTCAATTTCGGCGCGGTGGTCTGGGTTGCGGAACATAGAAGTGACGTCCAAGCCGGCGTCGACAAGCAAAGGCGTGGCAAGCAGCGCAACCTTTCCATGTCCGCCGATGAGTAATACACGAGTAGTTTCAGTCATGACCCCCACCGTAACAACGATTATTTCTTCTTGCCGAAAGCCCAGTACGCGGCGGGGCCGATTGCGTTGATGGCGGTTGCAGCGAACCAAACCGACTTAGGGCCGCGGATGTCTTTGGCGTCGGTGCGAGTCAGAGAGACCCACACGGAAACTTTGGCAACAAGCTCAACCACCGCTGAAATGACGATGGGAAACCGCAGTTCAGTGGGGAGATCGTGCCAATCAGCGCGCAGCGAGGAAAGTGTTTTAGACGATCCGAAGAATAGTTGTGCCATGCCTTTAGATAGTAGACCCAAAGTGGAGGGTTCGGGCTGGTATAGGTTAAGACTAAATTCACTTTGTGGCCAGCCTTTATTGCAGGGGAAACCAGTACCATGGGGCGTATGATCTCGATCCCTACCGTGTACGGCAACGGTCGCGATCGCCGCAACACCTGCGACAACGCGCAAGCTGTGTGGGATTTGTGGCCAGCTAAATGAAAGGTGCGAAGATCACTAAGGCCACCGATAAAGAACTCCAAGCATTGGGCGCAGACGCCGATTTCTTCGTGCGCATAGCCCCGAACACAAACTCCGCATCGTCCGGGCCCTCTAAGCAAACGGTGGAGTTTGCCCCATGACCGGCGACGGCGTCAACGACGCTCCTGCCCTCAAGCAAGCTGACATAGGCGTAGCCATGGGTATCAAAGGTACCGAAGTCGCCAAGGAAGCCACAGACATTGTGCTTGCTGACGACAACTTCGCCACCAACGCTGGTGCCGTCAAAATGGGACGCACCATTTTGATAACCTCCGCAAAGCCACCGTTTTCATGCTGCCCACCAACGGTGGCCAAGGGCTCGTCATTTTCGTCGCCATGCTCCTCGGCTGGGAATTGCCCATCACTTCCCTTCAGATCTTGTGGATCAACCTCATCACCGCGATCACTCTATCCCTGGCACTGTCCTTTGAGCCCGCAGAACCCGGCATCATGGATCGTGCACCTCGCAATCCGAAATCCGGACTCATCGTCAAGACATGACTTCTTCCCATCACCTACGTCTCACTACTACTTGGCCGTGCCACCTTCTGGGCGTTAAACAGTGCCCGCGACGCCGGACTTGATGTTGAAATTTCTCGCACCATTGCCGTCACCGCACTTGCGGTCGGCCAAATCTTCTACCTGCGGACCTCTCGATACTCCTACGTGAGCGCCCTGCAAAAAGAGCCGTTTAGCACCAACCCCATCTCGTGGATCTACGTCGGGCTCATGCTCATCCTTCAACTGGCCTTTGTGTACCTGCCATTGATGCAGAACACCTTTAGAACCACCGCCTTGCCTCTTGCTGATTGGATCATGCCCGTCATCTTCGGTGTAATCGATTTTCTAGTGGTGGAAATAGAGAAACTGCTCAGGCGCCAATCTAGGTAAATGTCGCCGATCCAGTGAAACTGGATCGGTTCGTTTTGTTGGGAATCGAAACTACCGCTTACATGTTCGAGTAGTACCAGGGCTGTGTCGCACCCATGAGAGAAGATAACCGTACTCAAGAAAACAGCACGAAAACACTCAATTTCGCTGATCGAGGCACTGCAATGCCTTTACTTGAGCGGCACCGTCATCTCTTGGTAGGTCGACAATTAACCTACCTATTTAAGAAGCATAGGAATCTCTCATGAGCATGTCTCAATACCCCACCCACCAGCCCTCCCTCGACGAAATCGGCCAGCAGCTAAACCAGCACCCCAAGAAGAAAAAGGGCGGCTGCCTCAAATGGGGCGGAATCGGAATCGCTGCGATGGTGTTCCTCGGAGTAGTGTCAAACCTTTCCGGTGGCGATGATAGCGCGAGCACCACAGCTGCATCCACCACGATTTCCACCAGTGCGTCCGCAAATTCTGCGACTTCTGCGACTTCTGCGACTTCAGCGAGATCGTTCATGGCGGACACCGCAGAACCCGAAGTGGCTGAAGTAGCCGAAACGATTTCCAACGACTCCCCTGTCTCCGAACGCGCCGAAACCAGCGATGTTCCCCGGGAATACCGAAACGCGCTCAAATCCGCGGAGAATTACCTTGAATTCAGTTCGTTTTCCTACGCAGGTCTGTATGGTCAGTTAACCAGCGAATACGGTGAGAGTTATCCTGCGGACGCTGCTCAGTACGCTATGGACAACATCACTGTTGACTGGAACAAGCAAGCGCTGAAGTCTGCCGAGAGTTATCTGAGCTTTTCAGCTTTTTCCTACGCCGGCCTCTATGACCAATTAACCAGCGAGTACGGAGAAGAGTTCACCCCTGAACAAGCTCAATATGCCGTGGACAACGTCGTTGTGGACTGGAATGAGCAGGCAGTGAAGTCAGCACGTCAATACCAGGAACTCATGGCCTTTTCTGATTCCGCGCTATACGACCAGCTTGTTAGCCCATACGGGGAGCAGTTTACCCCAGAGCAAGCACAATACGCGATCAACAACTACTAAGTTCTTTGGCCCTGCGCTCGCCTCCGCCACAGGTATTCATGGTGGGAGGCACGCAGTTCAGCTAAATGTAAATAAAATCTGGCGTTCGAAGGAAAAACGGCGTTGGGGGGCAACCCATTCATCATCAGCATCGGCACGGTCATTCAGATTGTGCAGCACGGCACAGTATTTCTGCGTCCACCCCGAATCCAAAAGATGCGGAGGCGGATCCGACACCCGAGTGTTATGTTAGATGTTTATGCCCATTTCTTCCCTGGCGATGATGGGTTTTCGAAGACAGCAATTAACTGCGCAGTCACCTCTTGTGGGGTTTTCAGATTCCGGGTCCCCTCCGCCACTTCCTGACCAGAAGAAACAGGACTAATCCCTAGGCAAGCTCAACGATCTCCATGAATCAGATCATGTGATTTCGCTACCAGCAGTTTTGCATAATCGCAGGTCAAACATGTTCGGCCTGTTCGGGCAGTAGTTGGCATTTGTGGGGTTTCAGGGCTGGTGCGGGCAAATTGCGGGCATAATATTTCAGCTCAATCATCTTGTAAAACTCACGATTGGAACTTCTTCAGCTGTTTTCGAGTCTAACCATTCATGACCATTTTTCTCGACGCAGACGACCGCCATTGGATTGTGGCACGCGATAGAAAAGAGCTTTTCGATCTACTTATTTCCCAGCTGTCACCAGACCTCCTAGGAGACCTATATCGGCTTGCAGCCGCTGCCCTGGATTGCGAGGAGGACTCAATCGTAATCATCGAGTGACAATGAAAAAGGCAAAGTTTACGTGAGCCGCTAGGCTCAAGGCATGTCGATAAGCAACATCCCAAAAGATGAGGTTGAAGAGCGCGTCAAGGCAATCTTCGCAGAAGTGCAATTCACCCAAACGGATCCCACTCAATTAGTTGAGTGGGCACTAGAAGCCCGCAAAGAGCACGGGACAGACTCTCCCGTGTCAACTCTTGCATACGAGGACGGAGATCTTGGAGGTGAAATGTTTAAACATACCCCACCGACCACGCGAGTCACATACGAAGAAAGGAATGTCCTCGGTGGAGAAGCTAAGCAATTTATCGCAGTAACGCTTTTAGAGCTGATCCACTAGAGAGCAAAAGGAGCCCCCACCGACCATGTAGGCCAGTGGGGGCATATTTCAATCATCTACAACAGGGGGTGGACGACGAGGTAACGGGGTTTCCAACAGCTTGCGAAATTTCCCCCAGTCCAAAGCATGCGGAGGCGTATCAACGCGGCCTGAACCAATCCACGCCATGACATCTTCACCCCAATCCACCGTCTGAGACAACGCATTGGTCATTTCATGACGAACCTTACGCTCTGTCCATAGCTCGTCTTCTAACCAGTCGATGCGTGCACGATCTTGACGTTGAGCTTTCTCCAGTCGATCTAATTGCGCGCCCATATTCTTGATCAAATTATCATCGGTAGACGCGGCCACCTCCGCTTTTTTACCTGAATTATTGATCATCTGTTGCAATAATCCAGCGAAAGCGACGATTAAAGCGACCGCCACGCTTGCGTCAGTCAACCATTCGGGCATTCATGTCCTCCCTGATCGCATGGACACTAGCAACCTCACGTGACATTATCCACCCACTGACCAGGGCAAACACGCCAAGCATCACGTAATTAGCGGCACTCACCCACCCTCGTGATACATCAGCGACGAGGAACGCGGCAGCCCACGCCATGATCGTGGCACTGGAAACTGTGCTGCCCCACTGGCGCATATGCTGCGCGATACGTTTTTGCCGATCACTCCCCCACGGAGGTACAAGCGCACCCAAGGTAAGCAAAACAGCGGCCACTGCCCACGGCACCCACAGCGGCAAAATCGAATGAATCACCGCTAATTGTGGTGGTGCAGAATCAATATAGGCCACGATGCGTGTGGTTGCGTATCCTGCCCAGAGCAGAGCTAGGACACGTGGGGCCGCCCGCGACAATGCCGATTGCCACGTGGTCATGAGGGCTCACTTCCCGTTGGTGGATGGACCACCATAAACCGGCAATTCAGGATCCTCCACATCATTGCCTACCAAAGGAGCGGAGACTGATGGACGATCAAGGAAGGCCTTCTGCCCGGCCTGCTCCAGACGGTTTGCCATCGACGGGGTGATTCCATCGCGGGTAAAGCGATTGACTAAGAAAGCGACAAGCGTCGCCACGATACCCACCGCACTGCTCCAGCCTAGATCCGCAATCTCTTGAGAGGTCGCCAACTCACCTAAAATCCAGGCGATACCAGACCCCACAATCAGCAACGACCCCTTGTAGCGGAGATACCACGGCTGATCTTTGAGTTCTTGCTGTGCTGCTGCACCAAAAATAGAAGCCATTACTTGCTCACCTCATCAATCTTCTTATGCAGATCGGCGACATCCTGACGTAGTGCCGCAAGTGCATCTACCATCGTCAGATTTTGCCCCTGAGCATTCTTTCCAAGCTGAGCCCAGCCAGTTAGATTACGGCCACGCAACTGCTCCTGCACATCCAGCAGAAGATCTCGCACCTGGGCAAGGAGATCAAACTGCGGGCCGAAAAAGCCCTTAATGAAATCCGTGAAATACTTCGGAGTCAAAGACATACCATTTTCCTCTTCCTGTGACGGTGCATCGAGAGCACCATATTTTCGAATGTTGTTGATATACGCCTGCACTTTGGCACGCTCAGGATTCATATCCATCACCGCACCACTGACGCCGTTCCCCTTACCTGGATCCCACTTACCTTGTGCCGCCATTGAGTACTCCCAATGTGCAGTCATGTGGTCAATGGTGGCGTCGTGGCCGAGATACCACAGCACCACAGCTGAACCTCGTCGCACCCAGTAGAGTTGTTCCTCATCCCATGGGTCAGTGCCGTTGGACTGGATCTCCCAGCCCAAGCTGACGCGGTTCGCGTCATTGGTTGGCCACCCATTCCCCCACCCTCGACCGGCATGCCAGGCAATGCCTATGCCACATAGAGTGTGGTGCCCCTTGGGCCCAATATGGAATAGGGATGACAGCCCATTTGAGAGTCCGGGATTGTTTTTGATGTAGGCAGCGGACGTTGTGCGTGCCCCTGTGTGGTGCCAAAAGATGCCTTGAATGGCGCCGAAATCGCCCATCCCCCAGTCCATAGCCCCCGGCATGACCGTTAGTGGGATTCCGAAGTGCTCGAAAAGGTCCGGGATAAACGTCGGATCACCACGATGCTTTGGGTTTGGTTTCAATACTGTGGTCATTCCATCTCCTTTCTTTTTGTTTGTTCCATGTGAAAACCCCGCACCAGGTGGGTACGGGGTTGAAGAATTTTGCGGGTATTTACTCGGGAACGGGTTCGGGGTGTTTGGTGACGGCTTCGACCATCACCTGCTCCTCCACCCCGATCTGACGGCCCTGGGTGGCCAGCTCCGTGATCTGCTCCGGGATGCGCTGGAGTTCATGCCGACGATTAATCTCGGCAGCATAAGCACGGTATCCCTCGTTGAGGTCCTCGGTGGACAGTTGCGTTAAATCAGCCATGAGTGTTTCCTTTCAGTTAAGCCGGGGTGCCAGACAATGTGGCAGGCCAAGAAGCTTTAGTGTGGAAAGATATTTCGCCGGAAATGCTGCCACGGTACGGTGTAGACAGCGGCGAACCGTTGAGATTCCAGGGGATATCGAATTCGACGGTGCGGCCAAGGTAGGGAAAGGATACTTTTCCACTGTTGATAGCGACGGCTCCGGGGAAACCGGGAAGCAGTTGGCTAGCGGTGGCGGCTGCACCGCTCACTCCCGTAAATCGGTAGATGATTTGGTCACCTTTTCGGCGGAGCCACACCGTGCCTGTCCACCCATTCATGAGTGAGGCTGACACATTCCGCCAATCGGTATCACCGAAAATCATTGTGTCCCCGGCGAAAATGCGGGTGCCCACGGTGGTGTCTAGGCGTAGGGCTACTGGGTTGGTGATTGGGGTGAGCTTCACAGCACACCCCCAACGGTTACGCCGGCAGGCCGGGGTACATCGTGGGGAATGTATCGAAAACGTCCCACGTCAGCATGGCGGCGTAACTCGAAGAGGTGCGGGAAGGAATATAGTCTCCGGTAGTCCAGAAGATATACGCCTTCCCTGCGCCGATGTTCGCATGCGCCACCCCGGACGACACCCTGAATGTGACGGTGGGGTACGGGGAGGATCTCGGGTGGAACCCCAATGGAAGATCTATTGTCCCGGTGGTCGATGTTGCTACGGCTCCCGAGATCGCGAGTGTTACTCTCTCCCGGGTTCTGCGAATCCAGATACCTCCTGCCAAGCCACCAACGGTCCCCATCCCTGAGGGAACAGTTCCGTAGGTGACATTTCCAACGGTGTCCCAGAGCACTAGGGCGCGCCAGCCGGTGTCGCTGGGTGTGATCGGTGTGAGTTTCACTTCGACCACCCCACCAAGCGCGCAGCCCGTGCCAAAAACTTTCTAAGAAGCGGGGGGGGGGGAAGGAATCAACAGTGCGCCACATCAAAATGCCACTGACCGATCCGGATGCCTCCATAGAGAGCCGATCAAAATCTTTATCCACACGGACAGGAGTACTACCCACCATGAGGACCCCTATAGAGCCATAATTCCCAAATCCCGCAGGACGGAAACCAGATGGGACAGTAATAAATACCGGGTGTGTCTTATTTGCGCCGGTCAATCCCAGCCCGGGAAATTCCATCGTCACCATATTGTCCATGCGGGAAACAAAAATCTGCTTGACTGTTCCCATTCTCCACCCGTTGAGCAGGTCAGCTTCCGTCAAAGTGCGCTGCGTAAAACCCCGCTGGATGCCAGCGAGTTGCGTTAGTTTCATGGGTCTACCCTCCATTCCTGTCCGTCACTTTTACGGACGATGTAATCCCCGATCTTGATGCCGGGGTAGCTGCTAAGCGACGGAGTGCCAGTGCCTTCATAAGACCAGGTGATCGACGCCCTGGACTCCACGGTCGCTAGTCGTGTCTCGTGGTCCTTGGCGGCTGCATGCAGCACGTGGTGGTTGCCGAGGTGCCCGGCACTTCCCTCTCCCACCGTTGTGGGTAGGTTCGCGATGTCATCTTTCAACGCCATGGCTATTCCTCCTCATCATGGGTCGACTCTCCATTCCTGACCATCCGACATCCGCCGGATCACATCACCCACCCGGGCACCCGGGAAACTGGCCAAGGTGGGCGTGCCGGTACCGTGGTGGATCCACACCATCGGCGCCATCGCGGTGATCTTCGAGGTGACCATGCTCTCCGCCTGGTTCCTAGCGGTCTCCGCCCTGGTTGCTGCAGCCGCAGCATCAGCGGCGTTCTTCTGGGTGGCCTCGATCATCCCGACCAGCTGCGCCAACCGGTGACTGTCCAAATGATTGGCTACCGATGCGGCCTTGACCGCATCCGCCAGACTCGAATCAGCCGTGCCCACCATGATTTTCATGGTGGTAGGCCTCCCCCTTGTTCGTTCCAGCACCAGCACCGCCGGCCCCGGTACGGCAGTGAAACTGACCACCCCGTTGGCCAGGGTGGCCTTGTCCGGTTCGTCCAGGATCATGCCTGTCCCGTCGGTGCGGTCCTGCCCTGACCTGACCCACACCCCGGTGACCTGCGTGGGGTTTTGCAGCACCGTTTTCAACGGGCCTTCAACTTTCCCCATACCACCATCTCCTTTCCATTGATTTATGTGATGGTGAAGTACTCAGCCTTGGCGAACGTGATCAACCTCTGGTTGGCGTCCGATTCGCTGCCACCACTGGATGACCACAGGGCTGGTGTCAGCACAGCATTAGGTGGCAGCGTCCCGGAGAACTCCAGTTTCTGGGTCCTGCGCCCGTCCTCCCAGAACCACCGGGGTCCCAGGTTTGTTTGGACCAAGTGGTTCGCGTCCACGCCGTTGACAAACCACGCGATACCGTAGTCAGCGTGCGCGGTGGCCCACCTCCACTCCACCTCTAAGGTGGCGATCATCCGCACTGGTGTGGACCCGGCAGACCAGCCCATAGGTCCTGTGACACCGGTGTCACTGGTGCCACTGGGTTGGAACCAGGTTGACTTCGGGATGGATTGCTGCGGGGCGGTCTGGCTAAAGCGGCTGACCTGACCAGGCTTACGCCGGTATGTTGCCGACGCAGACCTAATGTTGGTGGATCCGGAGTCCGAGCCCAGTGACATCGACCACTGCCCGAGGAAATCCTCCACCGTGTTGAATGAGTCCTCGATGACCGTGTTGTTCTCGTAGTTGATCCGAAATGTGACATCCAGGTTCTCACCAGCCACCCAGGTAAACGTCGCCCGCTTATCCGATGGCCAGGAGATATTGACATACCCCGTATCGCGGACAAGCCTGCCCCGCCTAGCGCCCAGGTGACGGAAATCCTCGCCGGACTCCAGCTCAGCCACCCGTTCATCCAGCCGGGTGACCTCCGTTCTCACACCACGCAGTTCCTCCAGGGAGTCCAGGCGGGCGGCGGTCTCTGCCTGCAGATCCTCAGCCAGGGGGAACCACGCGGCCAGGTGCATGCCCCACACCGTGATAGCGGTCAGCGTGCGCACCACAGGCCGTGCCTTTTTCACCCCGGGTTTCAGGCGGAAAATGCCCACGCCCGGGGTCCACGCCTCCACCACCGTGGGGAAACTCATTTCCGCGGATTCAAACCACACGCCCC
The window above is part of the Corynebacterium deserti GIMN1.010 genome. Proteins encoded here:
- the can gene encoding aconitate hydratase, producing MTESKNSFNAKSTLTVGDKSYDYYALSAVPGMEKLPYSLKVLGENLLRTEDGANITTEHIEAIANWDASADPSIEIQFTPARVLMQDFTGVPCVVDLATMREAVAALGGDPNDVNPLNPAEMVIDHSVIVEAFGRPDALAKNVEIEYERNEERYQFLRWGSESFSNFRVVPPGTGIVHQVNIEYLARVVFDNEGLAYPDTCIGTDSHTTMENGLGILGWGVGGIEAEAAMLGQPVSMLIPRVVGFKLTGEIPVGVTATDVVLTITEMLRDHGVVQKFVEFYGSGVKAVPLANRATIGNMSPEFGSTCAMFPIDEETTKYLRLTGRPEEQVALVEAYAKAQGMWLDEDTVEAEYSEYLELDLSTVVPSIAGPKRPQDRILLSEAKEQFRKDLPTYTDDEVVVDTSIPAKRMVNEGGGQPDDGIDVNNYNASWAGEGESLATGAEGRPSNPVTVSSPQGGEFTIDHGMVAIASITSCTNTSNPSVMIGAGLIARKAAEKGLKSKPWVKTICAPGSQVVDGYYQRADLWKDLEAMGFYLSGFGCTTCIGNSGPLPEEISAAINEHDLTATAVLSGNRNFEGRISPDVKMNYLASPIMVIAYAIAGTMDFDFENEALGQDQDGNDVFLKDIWPSTEEIEDTIQQAISRELYEADYADVFKGDKQWQELDVPSGDTFEWDENSTYIRKAPYFDGMPVEPEAVTDITGARVLAKLGDSVTTDHISPASSIKPGTPAAQYLDEHGVERHDYNSLGSRRGNHEVMMRGTFANIRLQNQLVDIAGGYTRDFTQEGGPQAFIYDAAVNYKEAGVPLVVLGGKEYGTGSSRDWAAKGTNLLGVRAVITESFERIHRSNLIGMGVVPLQFPAGESHASLGLDGTETFDIAGLTALNEGETPKTVKVTATKENGDVVEFDAVVRIDTPGEADYYRHGGILQYVLRQMAAASK
- a CDS encoding TetR/AcrR family transcriptional regulator, translated to MPVGAGDRPSNSRQEILEGARRCFAEYGYEGATVRRLEEATGKSRGAIFHHFGDKENLFLALAREDAARMAEVVSENGLVEVMRGMLEDAERYDWMSVRLEISKQLRTDPVFKAKWIDHQSVLDEAVRVRLARNVDKGQMRTDVPVEVLHTYLETLFDGFISRLATGASTKGLSEVLDLVENSVRKAD
- a CDS encoding glutamine amidotransferase, whose translation is MVSVLLVQPRQGEAVADAERRDFLQATGLKPQELTSRMLDSTSTRIGSLEGFDGVIVGGSPLNATDFEYSAWQKHVHRELALLVPQPLPTLFVCYGNTFLTFHSGGKVGRTHPESSGPTTVLLTEAGKRDTLTHDLPDTFTSFTGHTENSITPAPGHVVLATGPTCPIQMLRANNSTWSVQFHADMDAVGMKNRMDFYANYGYFSPEDYNRIVASLPSVDAIYANRVLRNFVEVCDGARPMDGSEHSLKPLS
- a CDS encoding NAD(P)H-binding protein, with translation MTETTRVLLIGGHGKVALLATPLLVDAGLDVTSMFRNPDHRAEIEALGATALERDVTTLTVDDWADLLKDFDVVVWSAGNGGKNGAEATYAIDRDAAIASIDGAASLGENAPRYIMVSYIGSTSHTIDPSDSFYPYAESKKAADEHLAASNLDYLILRPSGLTLDEAHGVEIIADTPEAGQGRTTSRKLVAEVITEFSVREFPQTRVLPFVDGDTPVSEIN
- a CDS encoding Ltp family lipoprotein — translated: MSMSQYPTHQPSLDEIGQQLNQHPKKKKGGCLKWGGIGIAAMVFLGVVSNLSGGDDSASTTAASTTISTSASANSATSATSATSARSFMADTAEPEVAEVAETISNDSPVSERAETSDVPREYRNALKSAENYLEFSSFSYAGLYGQLTSEYGESYPADAAQYAMDNITVDWNKQALKSAESYLSFSAFSYAGLYDQLTSEYGEEFTPEQAQYAVDNVVVDWNEQAVKSARQYQELMAFSDSALYDQLVSPYGEQFTPEQAQYAINNY
- a CDS encoding peptidoglycan recognition protein family protein, which translates into the protein MTTVLKPNPKHRGDPTFIPDLFEHFGIPLTVMPGAMDWGMGDFGAIQGIFWHHTGARTTSAAYIKNNPGLSNGLSSLFHIGPKGHHTLCGIGIAWHAGRGWGNGWPTNDANRVSLGWEIQSNGTDPWDEEQLYWVRRGSAVVLWYLGHDATIDHMTAHWEYSMAAQGKWDPGKGNGVSGAVMDMNPERAKVQAYINNIRKYGALDAPSQEEENGMSLTPKYFTDFIKGFFGPQFDLLAQVRDLLLDVQEQLRGRNLTGWAQLGKNAQGQNLTMVDALAALRQDVADLHKKIDEVSK
- a CDS encoding protein kinase family protein, yielding MGKVEGPLKTVLQNPTQVTGVWVRSGQDRTDGTGMILDEPDKATLANGVVSFTAVPGPAVLVLERTRGRPTTMKIMVGTADSSLADAVKAASVANHLDSHRLAQLVGMIEATQKNAADAAAAATRAETARNQAESMVTSKITAMAPMVWIHHGTGTPTLASFPGARVGDVIRRMSDGQEWRVDP